In the Kribbella sp. NBC_00482 genome, one interval contains:
- a CDS encoding GNAT family N-acetyltransferase — MSVELRGFDAGYGVQVADWAANAKEVALLSGRVVYPFPDELRTSWREADSDIHPYLLFDGDRPVGYGEVWLDDEEDEVELARIIVDPKVRGRGIGGELVRALLGPALDAGYSEVFVRVRPENAPAIRAYHGSGFVDVPAALMEEWNDGQPVPYRWMRYAGEQVGAGELRG; from the coding sequence ATGAGCGTGGAGCTTCGGGGGTTCGACGCCGGGTATGGCGTGCAGGTCGCGGACTGGGCCGCGAACGCGAAGGAAGTGGCGTTGCTGTCCGGGCGGGTGGTCTACCCGTTCCCGGATGAATTGCGGACGAGTTGGCGGGAGGCTGACTCGGACATCCACCCGTATCTGCTGTTCGACGGCGATCGGCCGGTCGGGTACGGCGAGGTCTGGCTCGACGACGAGGAGGACGAGGTCGAACTCGCCCGGATCATCGTGGACCCGAAGGTCCGTGGTCGTGGGATCGGTGGTGAACTCGTGCGGGCCCTGCTCGGACCGGCCCTGGACGCCGGGTACTCGGAGGTGTTCGTGCGGGTCCGTCCGGAGAACGCGCCGGCGATCCGGGCCTACCACGGCAGTGGCTTCGTCGACGTCCCCGCCGCCTTGATGGAGGAGTGGAACGACGGCCAGCCGGTCCCGTACCGCTGGATGCGTTATGCCGGTGAGCAGGTGGGCGCCGGCGAGCTCAGGGGCTGA
- a CDS encoding alpha/beta hydrolase, giving the protein MRTIRLLCALALACTACSAPAAENTLCTAGFTCTTLHVPLDRERQDGPSLDLAVIAADNVDAPRGVLLLLTGGPGQPGVPLLFNLQRNVHPDVLREYRLVMFDQRGTGPDGIDCPSLQETVGGSDFLTPPATAVDECAQQIGSGVGYYGTPDTVDDIEQLRQYLKVDRLTIDGTSYGSFTAAQYGLKYPGHVQALVLDSVVPHKGFDPMGVDLMAASAGVLKAACGQDPACKTDPVADLAWLVQHGVSGTDLMETLAVASLNSVNPSLKGIPAILHSARSGDDTALKEMFQRTTSKGLPYDTLSAGLHMATLCSDLRFPWSGKPDRKTALDDAVRRLDPKQLYPYDVATARDQLMIQGCLRWPADRVSTYPAEQELTPRTLILHGSNDLFCPLDWARWEKAHARDAELVVVPGSGHSVQRDPRGKAAVREFLLG; this is encoded by the coding sequence ATGCGAACGATCCGGCTGCTGTGCGCGCTCGCCCTCGCCTGCACCGCTTGCTCGGCTCCGGCAGCGGAGAACACACTCTGTACGGCGGGCTTCACCTGCACGACGCTGCACGTTCCGCTCGATCGGGAACGCCAGGACGGCCCGTCGCTCGACCTCGCCGTCATCGCCGCCGACAACGTCGACGCGCCCCGCGGCGTCCTCCTGCTGCTCACCGGCGGCCCGGGTCAGCCCGGCGTACCGCTCCTGTTCAACCTGCAGCGCAACGTGCACCCTGACGTGCTGCGCGAGTACCGACTCGTCATGTTCGACCAGCGCGGCACCGGGCCTGACGGCATCGATTGCCCTTCTCTGCAAGAGACTGTGGGCGGTTCGGACTTCCTGACCCCACCGGCCACGGCTGTGGACGAGTGCGCCCAGCAGATCGGCTCCGGGGTCGGGTACTACGGAACGCCTGACACCGTCGACGACATCGAGCAGCTGCGCCAGTACCTCAAGGTGGATCGGCTCACGATCGACGGGACGTCGTACGGCAGCTTCACGGCAGCGCAGTACGGGCTGAAGTACCCCGGCCACGTGCAGGCGCTCGTGCTGGACTCCGTCGTACCGCACAAGGGATTCGACCCGATGGGTGTGGATCTGATGGCCGCAAGCGCTGGCGTGCTCAAGGCCGCCTGCGGCCAGGATCCCGCGTGCAAGACGGATCCGGTTGCGGACCTGGCGTGGTTAGTGCAGCACGGCGTCAGCGGCACCGACCTGATGGAGACGTTGGCGGTCGCGAGCCTCAACTCGGTCAACCCGTCCCTCAAGGGAATCCCAGCCATCCTGCACTCCGCACGCAGCGGCGACGACACCGCTCTGAAGGAGATGTTCCAGCGGACCACCAGCAAGGGCCTGCCCTACGACACGCTGTCCGCGGGCCTGCACATGGCCACCCTCTGTTCGGACCTCCGCTTCCCGTGGTCCGGCAAGCCCGACCGCAAGACCGCCCTCGACGACGCGGTACGCCGTCTGGACCCGAAGCAGCTGTACCCGTACGACGTGGCGACGGCACGCGACCAACTGATGATCCAGGGCTGCCTCCGCTGGCCGGCTGACCGCGTGTCGACGTACCCGGCCGAGCAGGAGTTGACGCCGCGCACACTGATCCTGCACGGGAGCAACGACCTGTTCTGCCCGCTCGACTGGGCGAGGTGGGAGAAGGCGCACGCCCGGGACGCCGAGCTGGTCGTCGTACCGGGAAGCGGTCACAGCGTGCAGCGGGACCCACGCGGGAAGGCTGCGGTGCGGGAGTTCCTGCTGGGCTAG
- a CDS encoding SigE family RNA polymerase sigma factor codes for MEFEEYVSARGQELVRLGFTVSGDYQRAEDLAQIALMQAFRSWRKVRNADDPHHYVRRILVNEYLSMTRRRSFTEAPTADLEPQRTVPDHATHVANSDDLWRALATLSARERVVLVLRYYQDLDDQTIADVLGIKPSSVRATASRALASLRRRPAYSGAGDSNRVDERLS; via the coding sequence GTGGAGTTCGAGGAGTACGTGTCCGCCCGTGGACAGGAACTGGTGCGGCTCGGGTTCACGGTCTCCGGCGACTACCAGCGTGCGGAGGACCTGGCGCAGATCGCGCTGATGCAGGCGTTCCGCTCCTGGCGGAAGGTGCGGAACGCGGACGATCCGCATCACTACGTCCGGCGGATCCTGGTGAACGAGTACCTGTCGATGACGCGCCGGCGATCGTTCACCGAGGCGCCGACGGCCGACCTCGAACCGCAGCGCACCGTGCCCGACCACGCCACGCACGTCGCCAACTCCGACGACTTGTGGCGCGCGCTGGCGACGCTGTCCGCCCGGGAACGGGTCGTTCTGGTCCTGCGCTACTACCAGGACCTGGACGACCAGACGATCGCCGACGTGCTCGGCATCAAACCGTCCTCCGTGCGGGCGACCGCGAGCCGTGCGCTCGCGTCGCTCCGGCGGCGGCCGGCCTATTCAGGGGCCGGCGATTCCAACCGTGTCGATGAGAGGTTGTCGTGA
- a CDS encoding META domain-containing protein, with protein sequence MSNTDLEDDLRGTFERAAASVPQAVDLTERATTGARRAQRRTWIVSGAAAVAVAAIAVAGFGLAGSRNQPTQPPVATGQAPASASASVTPEVASAQTVAGTWQPVQIYGTKSLKAARPDNPVLVFKADGTWTGSDGCNGLQGTYSIGQRGAFSATSGPQHLVGCENVPHTGVLHAAKRITISDDTLQFFGADGRQLASYARAR encoded by the coding sequence GTGAGCAACACCGATCTCGAGGATGACCTGCGAGGTACCTTCGAACGCGCCGCGGCCTCGGTGCCGCAGGCCGTGGATCTGACCGAGCGCGCCACCACGGGCGCCCGTCGCGCGCAGCGGCGTACCTGGATCGTCTCCGGCGCTGCCGCCGTCGCGGTGGCCGCGATCGCGGTCGCCGGGTTCGGGCTGGCCGGGTCGCGGAACCAGCCGACGCAACCGCCGGTCGCCACCGGGCAGGCACCGGCCTCGGCCTCGGCATCGGTGACGCCAGAGGTGGCCTCGGCCCAGACCGTGGCCGGCACCTGGCAGCCGGTGCAGATTTACGGCACCAAGTCGCTCAAGGCCGCCCGCCCGGACAACCCGGTGCTGGTGTTCAAGGCGGACGGGACGTGGACGGGCTCGGACGGTTGCAACGGGTTGCAGGGGACGTACAGCATCGGTCAGCGTGGTGCGTTCAGCGCGACTTCCGGTCCGCAGCACCTGGTCGGCTGCGAGAACGTGCCGCACACCGGCGTACTGCACGCCGCCAAGCGGATCACGATCAGCGACGACACGCTGCAGTTCTTCGGCGCCGACGGGCGTCAACTTGCGAGTTACGCTCGCGCACGGTAG
- the smpB gene encoding SsrA-binding protein SmpB has translation MKKPDAEPVVARNRKAAHDYHLGEAWEAGIVLQGPEVKALRAGRASLSGGFAMVENREIWLHGVHIPQYSQARWFEGGSRRKRKLLLHRAQIDKIERKVNEGGLTIVPVSLYFKDGRAKVEIVLARGKKTWDKRQTLAEREATREVERAVSRRLKGRRD, from the coding sequence GTGAAGAAGCCAGACGCTGAGCCTGTTGTCGCGCGGAACCGCAAGGCCGCTCACGACTATCACCTGGGCGAGGCCTGGGAGGCGGGAATCGTGCTGCAGGGGCCTGAGGTGAAGGCGCTTCGGGCCGGGCGGGCGTCCCTGTCGGGCGGCTTCGCCATGGTGGAGAACCGGGAGATCTGGTTGCACGGGGTGCACATTCCGCAGTACTCGCAGGCTCGCTGGTTCGAGGGCGGCTCGCGCCGCAAGCGGAAGTTGCTGCTGCATCGGGCGCAGATCGACAAGATTGAGCGCAAGGTGAACGAGGGTGGGCTGACGATCGTCCCAGTGAGCCTCTACTTCAAGGACGGTCGGGCGAAAGTGGAGATCGTCCTGGCTCGCGGTAAGAAGACGTGGGACAAGCGGCAGACGCTCGCCGAGCGCGAGGCGACGCGGGAGGTCGAGCGCGCGGTCAGCCGCCGGCTGAAGGGCCGCCGGGACTAG
- a CDS encoding chemotaxis protein CheB has protein sequence MTEPDPRAPGAEQVDRFDIVGIASSAGGIRALTVVLGGLAADFPVPVLVVQHLDPRHETVLAEVLGRRSALPVSLAKDEEYAEAGTVYLAPPNRHLLVGASGELSLSSSELVHFVRPSADLLFESMAGAFGARAIACVLTGTGSDGATGVSVVKSRGGTVIAEDPESAEFKGMPEAAVGTGSVDFVLPLNEIAAVIRDLVGSRST, from the coding sequence ATGACCGAACCTGACCCGCGCGCACCCGGCGCCGAGCAGGTCGATCGGTTCGACATCGTCGGCATCGCGTCCTCCGCGGGTGGCATTCGGGCGCTCACCGTGGTGCTCGGCGGGCTCGCCGCCGACTTTCCGGTGCCGGTCCTGGTCGTCCAGCATCTGGACCCGCGGCACGAGACCGTGCTCGCCGAGGTCCTCGGGCGCCGGTCGGCCCTGCCGGTGAGCCTCGCCAAGGATGAGGAGTACGCCGAAGCCGGCACTGTCTACCTGGCACCGCCGAACCGGCATCTGCTGGTCGGCGCCAGTGGTGAGCTGAGCCTCTCGAGCAGCGAACTGGTGCACTTCGTGCGACCGTCGGCCGATCTTCTTTTCGAGTCCATGGCCGGCGCGTTCGGGGCGCGCGCGATCGCCTGTGTACTGACCGGGACGGGCAGCGACGGAGCGACGGGGGTGAGTGTGGTCAAGTCCCGGGGTGGCACGGTGATCGCCGAGGATCCGGAGTCGGCGGAGTTCAAAGGGATGCCTGAAGCCGCGGTCGGCACCGGATCGGTCGACTTCGTGCTGCCCCTGAACGAGATCGCGGCCGTCATCAGGGACCTGGTCGGATCGAGGAGCACGTGA
- a CDS encoding CheR family methyltransferase, whose amino-acid sequence MPGAANDVVDPDLEGLLTFIRDSRGFDFTGYKRSTLGRRVRKRMNDVGISEYVDYRDLLETSADEFGFLFNTILINVTSFFRDAESWAYLQQEIVPELLNGVDSDADIRVWSAGCSTGEEAYSLAIIFAQALGIEECARRVKIYGTDVDDEALREARTGAYTAKALAALPEEIRKLYFEPSGDRFAFRSDLRRRVIFGRHDITRDAPISRLHLLVCRNTLMYFNVEAQSQIIDRFHFALREGGHLFLGKAEMLLSDSERFDIVSMRQRIFRRHPGDVGLPHQPLPPKLVPAGGMEVRDAARKRQLRDLVVETAPNAMIAVDLDGIVMQLNSQARAQFGLTSHDVGRPFRDLEVSYRPTELRSLIEQAHSERRAVRVNAVERRLSAEDVQYLDIIVQPLTAADGVVVGSSVVFVDITALTRLQLEVKRNREDLETAYEELQSTNEELETTNEELQSSIEELETTNEELQSTNEELETTNEELQSTNEELETMNEEIRIRSTELDEARTFLEGVLASVAAGVVVLDKDLRVRSWNRGAEELWGLRGDEVQRQMFFQLDFGLPTAMLVEVVQRCVDSGSRTGPIDLAAVNRKGRTIKCSVTCSPMNSRGEGVVLLMEDIQESTDEA is encoded by the coding sequence ATGCCGGGCGCTGCCAACGACGTCGTGGACCCCGATCTGGAAGGGCTGCTCACCTTCATCCGTGACTCGCGAGGTTTCGACTTCACGGGCTACAAGCGCTCGACCCTGGGCCGCCGGGTGCGCAAACGGATGAACGACGTGGGGATCTCGGAGTACGTCGACTACCGGGACCTGCTGGAGACGAGCGCTGACGAGTTCGGGTTCCTCTTCAACACCATCCTGATCAACGTGACCAGTTTCTTCCGCGACGCCGAAAGCTGGGCCTACCTGCAGCAGGAGATCGTTCCTGAGTTGCTGAACGGCGTCGACTCCGACGCGGACATCCGGGTCTGGAGCGCCGGTTGCTCCACCGGCGAGGAAGCCTACTCACTGGCCATCATCTTCGCCCAGGCACTGGGAATCGAGGAGTGCGCCCGGCGCGTCAAGATCTACGGGACCGACGTGGACGACGAGGCTCTGCGCGAGGCGCGCACCGGGGCGTACACGGCGAAGGCGCTCGCGGCGTTGCCCGAAGAGATCCGCAAGCTGTACTTCGAGCCGAGCGGCGACCGTTTCGCCTTCCGGTCCGATCTGCGACGACGGGTGATCTTCGGTCGCCATGACATCACCCGGGACGCCCCGATCTCCAGGCTGCACCTGCTCGTGTGCCGCAACACGTTGATGTACTTCAACGTCGAGGCGCAGTCGCAGATCATTGACCGGTTCCACTTCGCGCTGCGCGAAGGCGGGCATCTGTTCCTCGGCAAGGCGGAGATGCTGCTGTCGGACAGTGAGCGGTTCGACATCGTCAGCATGCGCCAGCGGATCTTCCGTAGGCACCCGGGCGACGTCGGGCTGCCGCATCAGCCGCTCCCGCCGAAGCTGGTCCCCGCAGGCGGGATGGAAGTGCGGGACGCCGCCCGCAAACGGCAGCTGCGCGATCTGGTGGTGGAGACCGCACCGAACGCCATGATCGCAGTCGACCTGGACGGGATCGTCATGCAGCTGAACAGCCAGGCCAGGGCCCAGTTCGGACTCACCTCCCACGATGTCGGCCGCCCGTTCCGGGACCTCGAGGTCTCGTACCGCCCCACCGAGCTTCGTTCGCTCATCGAGCAGGCCCATTCCGAGCGCCGGGCAGTCCGTGTCAACGCCGTAGAACGCCGGCTGTCTGCCGAGGATGTGCAGTACCTCGACATCATCGTCCAGCCGCTGACCGCCGCCGACGGCGTCGTCGTCGGATCCTCGGTGGTGTTCGTCGACATCACCGCGCTCACCCGGCTGCAGCTCGAGGTGAAGCGCAACCGGGAGGATCTGGAGACCGCCTACGAGGAACTCCAGTCCACCAACGAAGAACTCGAAACCACCAACGAAGAACTCCAGTCCAGCATCGAGGAGCTGGAGACGACCAACGAAGAACTCCAGTCCACCAACGAAGAACTCGAAACCACCAACGAAGAACTCCAGTCCACCAACGAAGAACTCGAAACGATGAACGAGGAGATCCGCATCCGTAGCACCGAGCTGGACGAGGCTCGCACCTTCCTCGAGGGTGTGCTGGCCAGCGTCGCGGCCGGAGTGGTGGTGCTCGACAAGGATCTCCGGGTGCGTAGCTGGAACCGCGGCGCGGAGGAGCTGTGGGGACTGCGCGGCGACGAGGTGCAGCGGCAGATGTTCTTCCAGCTAGACTTCGGGCTTCCGACCGCAATGCTCGTCGAGGTCGTGCAGCGCTGTGTGGACTCCGGTTCCCGGACCGGGCCGATCGACCTGGCCGCGGTGAACCGCAAGGGGCGAACAATCAAGTGCTCGGTGACCTGCTCGCCGATGAACAGCCGAGGCGAAGGCGTGGTTCTCCTGATGGAAGACATCCAGGAGAGCACGGACGAAGCGTAG